In a single window of the Xylanimonas protaetiae genome:
- the disA gene encoding DNA integrity scanning diadenylate cyclase DisA — protein sequence MASTPAHRDDLLRETLAAVAPGTELRDGLERILRGRTGALIVLGLDREVEEMCSGGFVLDVAFSATRLRELSKMDGAVVLDRDATRIRRAAVQLLPDPTIETSESGTRHRTAERVAKQSGFPVISVSQSMRIVALYVGDARHVLEDSDTIMGRANQALATLERYRSRLDEVSGTLSALEIEDLVTVRDVCSVVQRLEMVRRISEEIDGYVIELGVDGRLLALQLDELIGGIGSDREFVVRDYVELDRAGKSFVDVQADLSSLDSSQLLDLGQIGRVLDLPGAGLALDAAVAPHGYRLLSKVPRLPGAIIDRLVAHFGGLQKLLAASVDDLMAVDGVGEQRARAVREGLSRLAESSILERYV from the coding sequence GTGGCATCCACCCCCGCACACCGCGACGACCTGCTGCGAGAGACTCTCGCCGCCGTCGCACCCGGAACCGAGCTCCGCGACGGCCTCGAGCGCATCCTGCGCGGCCGCACCGGCGCGCTCATCGTGCTGGGCCTCGACCGCGAGGTCGAGGAGATGTGCTCCGGCGGCTTCGTCCTCGACGTCGCCTTCTCCGCCACGCGCCTGCGCGAGCTGTCCAAGATGGACGGCGCCGTCGTCCTCGACCGCGACGCGACCCGCATCCGCCGCGCCGCCGTGCAGCTGCTGCCCGACCCGACCATCGAGACCTCGGAGTCCGGCACGCGGCACCGCACCGCCGAGCGCGTCGCCAAGCAGAGCGGGTTCCCCGTCATCTCCGTGTCCCAGTCCATGCGCATCGTCGCGCTCTACGTCGGCGACGCCCGCCACGTCCTCGAGGACTCCGACACCATCATGGGCCGCGCCAACCAGGCCCTCGCGACGCTCGAGCGCTACCGCTCCCGCCTCGACGAGGTCTCCGGCACGCTGTCCGCCCTCGAGATCGAGGACCTCGTCACGGTCCGCGACGTCTGCTCCGTGGTGCAGCGCCTCGAGATGGTGCGCCGCATCTCCGAGGAGATCGACGGCTACGTCATCGAGCTCGGCGTCGACGGCCGCCTGCTCGCCCTCCAGCTCGACGAGCTCATCGGCGGCATCGGCTCCGACCGCGAGTTCGTGGTGCGCGACTACGTCGAGCTCGACCGCGCCGGCAAGTCGTTCGTCGACGTGCAGGCCGACCTGTCCAGCCTCGACTCCAGCCAGCTGCTCGACCTCGGCCAGATCGGCCGCGTGCTCGACCTGCCCGGGGCCGGGCTGGCGCTCGACGCCGCCGTGGCACCGCACGGGTACCGGCTCCTGTCGAAGGTGCCGCGCCTGCCCGGGGCGATCATCGACCGGCTCGTGGCGCACTTCGGCGGCCTGCAGAAGCTGCTCGCCGCCTCCGTGGACGATCTCATGGCGGTCGACGGCGTCGGCGAGCAGCGGGCCCGGGCGGTACGCGAGGGGCTGTCGCGTCTGGCGGAGTCCTCGATCCTCGAGCGGTACGTCTGA
- a CDS encoding LacI family DNA-binding transcriptional regulator: MTARRRRPSMADVAARAGVSHQTVSRVLNDHPSVRDETRARVLAVISELGYRRNVAARALVTARSSTVGVVTPGSGLYGPASTVIAIEEAARERGYFTSVATLSSYDAPTMRRVLDHFMDQAVEGILVVAPQSAVAEAVDQFQAPVPVILVAAREQVEGVSTIPVSVDQRLGARLAVNHLLGLGHRTVEHVSGPLDWFDAVERLTGWREALLAHGAPVPEPIPASWSASDGYTIGLRLAEQVRSGSGPTAVFAGNDQLALGMLRAFWEQGVVVPRDVSVVGFDDVDGAAHFIPPLSTVRQPFAALGGHALGLLLTAVDGGVLVPARIEPELVLRASTGVPRPR, from the coding sequence ATGACGGCCCGCCGGCGTCGCCCGTCGATGGCGGACGTCGCAGCCCGCGCCGGGGTCTCGCACCAGACGGTCTCGCGAGTCCTCAACGACCACCCGAGCGTCCGCGACGAGACGCGCGCACGCGTCCTGGCCGTGATCAGCGAGCTGGGGTACCGCCGCAACGTCGCCGCCCGAGCCCTGGTGACGGCGCGGTCCAGCACGGTCGGCGTGGTGACGCCGGGGTCGGGGCTGTACGGCCCGGCGAGCACGGTCATCGCCATCGAAGAGGCGGCGCGGGAGCGCGGCTACTTCACGTCGGTCGCCACGCTCTCCAGCTACGACGCCCCGACGATGCGACGAGTCCTCGACCACTTCATGGACCAGGCGGTGGAGGGGATCCTCGTCGTCGCCCCGCAGTCCGCGGTGGCGGAGGCCGTCGACCAGTTCCAGGCGCCCGTCCCGGTGATCCTCGTGGCCGCCCGTGAGCAGGTCGAGGGCGTGTCCACGATCCCGGTCTCGGTGGACCAGCGCCTGGGGGCGAGGCTCGCGGTCAACCATCTGCTGGGGCTCGGGCACCGCACCGTCGAGCACGTCAGCGGTCCGCTCGACTGGTTCGACGCCGTCGAGCGCCTCACCGGGTGGCGTGAGGCGCTGCTGGCGCACGGCGCGCCGGTGCCCGAGCCGATCCCTGCCTCGTGGTCCGCCAGCGACGGGTACACGATCGGGCTGCGCCTGGCGGAGCAGGTGCGCTCCGGCTCCGGGCCTACCGCCGTGTTCGCCGGCAACGACCAGCTCGCGCTGGGCATGCTGCGCGCGTTCTGGGAGCAGGGCGTGGTGGTCCCCCGTGACGTGTCCGTCGTCGGGTTCGACGACGTCGACGGGGCGGCACACTTCATCCCGCCGCTGAGCACCGTGCGCCAGCCTTTCGCGGCGCTCGGCGGCCACGCGCTGGGGCTGTTGCTGACGGCGGTCGACGGCGGCGTCCTGGTGCCGGCGCGCATCGAGCCGGAGCTCGTCCTGCGGGCCAGCACCGGGGTGCCCCGCCCGCGCTGA
- the proC gene encoding pyrroline-5-carboxylate reductase, translated as MNLENTRIALLGTGNMGEAVLAGSLRAGVVPAHVVATGRRAGRVAEVAERHGVRGILDNVEAVRDADVVVVAVKPKDVAGLLASVGDALAPHAVVVSVAAGLSAAFFEDRLPAGQPVVRVMPNTPAAIGAGMSAVSAGTHASAADVATVLAILSGTGDAVEVPEAYQAAAGALAGSGPAYMFYVLDALAEAGVAVGLSRELATRLAVQTMLGSARLVAETGEHPALARERVTSPGGTTVQGLRALDAAGVRAAFIAAVEAARDRTNEIAAELEA; from the coding sequence GTGAACCTCGAGAACACCCGTATCGCGCTGCTCGGCACCGGCAACATGGGCGAGGCGGTGCTCGCCGGGTCGCTGCGCGCGGGCGTCGTCCCGGCCCACGTCGTCGCCACCGGACGCCGCGCGGGGCGGGTCGCCGAGGTCGCCGAGAGGCACGGCGTGCGCGGCATCCTCGACAACGTCGAGGCCGTCCGCGACGCCGACGTCGTCGTCGTCGCCGTGAAGCCGAAGGACGTCGCGGGGCTCCTCGCGAGCGTCGGCGACGCGCTCGCCCCGCACGCCGTCGTCGTGTCCGTGGCGGCCGGGCTCTCGGCCGCGTTCTTCGAGGACCGGCTGCCCGCCGGGCAGCCGGTCGTGCGGGTCATGCCCAACACGCCCGCCGCCATCGGCGCCGGGATGAGCGCCGTCAGCGCCGGCACGCACGCGTCCGCCGCCGACGTCGCCACGGTGCTGGCGATCCTGTCGGGCACGGGCGACGCCGTCGAGGTGCCCGAGGCGTACCAGGCCGCGGCGGGCGCCCTGGCGGGCTCCGGGCCCGCCTACATGTTCTACGTGCTCGACGCGCTCGCCGAGGCGGGCGTCGCGGTCGGGCTGTCGCGCGAGCTGGCCACGCGCCTCGCCGTGCAGACCATGCTCGGCTCGGCGCGCCTCGTCGCCGAGACGGGCGAGCACCCGGCGCTCGCGCGCGAGCGCGTGACGTCGCCGGGCGGCACCACCGTGCAGGGCCTGCGGGCGCTCGACGCGGCCGGCGTGCGCGCGGCGTTCATCGCCGCCGTCGAGGCGGCCCGCGACCGCACGAACGAGATCGCGGCCGAGCTGGAGGCCTGA
- the radA gene encoding DNA repair protein RadA — MSTTTTSRGRSAAAKAARPAFRCTECGWATAKWAGRCGECQAWGTVAEDGPAAAGPRTVAVAPVRSAALPIAEIDVDAAKATPTGVGELDRVLGGGLVPGAVVLLAGEPGVGKSTLLLETASRFARGTDAGGPRTVLYVTGEESAGQVRLRAERVRALAPTLLLAAETDLGTVLGHVEATAPALLVVDSVQTVASAEVDGIAGGVSQVREVAAALIAVAKERQVPVLLVGHVTKDGTVAGPRTLEHLVDVVCQFEGDRHSRLRMVRAVKNRFGPTDEVGCFELTETGITGLTDPSGLFLSHLGAGVPGSCVTVTLEGRRPLALEIQSLVAPSALPNPRRTTNGLESSRLAQILAVLHRHASLRLADQDVYLSTVGGARATEPAADLAAALAIVSARTGDAVPAGTVAFGEVGLAGDVRPVSGIDRRLSEAARLGFVRAVVPPGTRAGLSARTAPGIELLDAAHVAEAIDAVALGRSDR; from the coding sequence GTGAGCACCACGACGACGTCGCGCGGCCGGTCGGCCGCCGCCAAGGCCGCCCGCCCCGCGTTCCGCTGCACCGAGTGCGGCTGGGCGACCGCCAAGTGGGCCGGGCGCTGCGGCGAGTGCCAGGCCTGGGGCACCGTGGCCGAGGACGGCCCGGCCGCCGCCGGGCCGCGCACCGTGGCCGTGGCCCCCGTGCGGTCGGCGGCCCTGCCGATCGCGGAGATCGACGTCGACGCTGCCAAGGCCACACCCACGGGCGTCGGCGAGCTCGACCGGGTGCTGGGCGGCGGGCTCGTGCCCGGGGCCGTCGTGCTGCTCGCGGGCGAGCCCGGTGTCGGCAAGTCGACGCTGCTCCTCGAGACGGCGTCGAGGTTCGCGCGCGGCACCGACGCCGGCGGCCCGCGCACCGTGCTGTACGTGACCGGCGAGGAGTCGGCCGGGCAGGTGCGCCTGCGGGCCGAGCGCGTCCGCGCGCTGGCCCCGACGCTGCTGCTCGCGGCCGAGACCGACCTCGGGACCGTGCTGGGCCACGTCGAGGCCACGGCCCCGGCGCTCCTCGTCGTCGACTCGGTGCAGACCGTCGCGTCGGCGGAGGTCGACGGCATCGCCGGCGGCGTCTCGCAGGTGCGGGAGGTCGCGGCCGCGCTCATCGCCGTCGCCAAGGAGCGGCAGGTGCCCGTGCTGCTCGTCGGCCACGTCACCAAGGACGGCACCGTGGCCGGCCCGCGCACGCTGGAGCACCTCGTCGACGTCGTGTGCCAGTTCGAGGGCGACCGGCACTCACGGCTGCGCATGGTGCGGGCCGTGAAGAACCGGTTCGGGCCCACCGACGAGGTCGGCTGCTTCGAGCTGACGGAGACGGGCATCACCGGGCTGACCGACCCGTCCGGGCTGTTCCTGTCCCACCTCGGGGCGGGCGTCCCCGGGTCGTGCGTGACCGTCACGCTCGAGGGCCGGCGCCCGCTCGCCCTGGAGATCCAGTCGCTCGTCGCGCCCTCCGCGCTGCCGAACCCGCGCCGCACCACCAACGGGCTCGAGTCCTCGCGGCTCGCGCAGATCCTCGCGGTGCTGCACCGGCACGCGTCGCTGCGCCTCGCCGACCAGGACGTGTACCTGTCCACCGTGGGCGGCGCCCGGGCGACCGAGCCCGCGGCCGACCTCGCGGCCGCGCTCGCCATCGTCTCCGCCCGCACGGGCGACGCCGTGCCCGCCGGGACCGTCGCGTTCGGGGAGGTGGGGCTCGCCGGGGACGTGCGCCCCGTGTCCGGCATCGACCGCCGGCTCTCCGAGGCGGCCCGGCTCGGGTTCGTCCGCGCGGTCGTCCCGCCCGGCACGCGCGCGGGGCTCTCGGCCCGCACGGCGCCCGGCATCGAGCTCCTCGATGCCGCCCACGTCGCCGAGGCGATCGACGCCGTCGCGCTCGGCCGGTCCGACCGCTGA